From Bombus huntii isolate Logan2020A chromosome 4, iyBomHunt1.1, whole genome shotgun sequence, one genomic window encodes:
- the LOC126864487 gene encoding solute carrier family 17 member 9, with product MQMQIPLIQDEKTNSSWSRKERQKWFLSLLCGTCLIYATRTSVPLLMPIISKEKQWSKPDSGVILSSFFWGYTLTQVASGYISDRIGGQKVLLISALGWSMTTFFMPEVIELFSKDDSSVLLVAVVRTINGAFQGMHFPSMISLISQRLHETERASFFSLLTSGSALGTLLTGSLGSYLLENYNWVVVFQTLGGLSLAWAVLLSYHTLPFKEKAASTKSATNYSLPWLKLLKKPPFWSCVIGHACQNNCFFVLLSWMPMYFHDTFPEVKGWVVNMVPWLSMLPCTFFGKALSEKIIKAGYSITVTRKIIETICFLTEIISLLFLAKVETFQSAIICLAFIIGGSGFHNNAIAVNPSDLAPKHSGSVFGLMNTVGAIPGFLGVYFSGYILHVTHSWPVVFIFIAIIDALGCIVYLLFGSGQAII from the exons ATGCAAATGCAAATACCTTTAATTCAAGATGAAAAAACAAATTCATCTTGGTCAAG GAAGGAGAGACAAAAATGGTTTCTATCATTATTATGTGGTACTTGTCTCATATATGCTACAAGAACATCTGTTCCTTTATTAATGCCAATTATAAGTAAAGAGAAACAATGGTCCAAACCAGATTCTGGAGTAATATTGTCTAGTTTTTTTTGGGGTTATACATTAACGCAAGTTGCTAGTGGTTATATTAGCGATAGAATTGGAGGACAAAAAGTATTATTGATCTCTGCTCTTGGATGGTCTATGACAACATTTTTTATGCCAGAAGTCATAGAACTCTTTTCAAAGGATGATAGTTCTGTGTTATTAGTAGCAGTAGTGAGAACGATAAATGGTGCATTCCAAG gAATGCATTTCCCCAGTATGATTAGTTTAATAAGTCAACGATTGCACGAAACAGAAAGAGCCTCATTTTTTAGTTTATTAACATCAGGATCCGCTCTTGGCACATTACTCACTGGATCTTTAGGTTCCTATCTGTTGGAAAATTATAACTGGGTAGTAGTTTTCCAAACATTAg GAGGTTTGAGCTTGGCATGGGCCGTGCTATTAAGTTACCATACCCTACCTTTTAAGGAAAAAGCAGCTTCTACTAAATCAGCTACTAACTACTCTTTGCCTTGGTTGAAGCTTTTAAAAAAACCTCCATTCTG GTCATGTGTAATAGGTCATGCTTGTcaaaataattgtttttttGTATTACTATCCTGGATGCCAATGTATTTTCATGATACATTTCCAGAAGTAAAG GGCTGGGTTGTAAACATGGTGCCATGGTTGTCTATGTTGCCTTGTACATTTTTTGGTAAAGCACTTTCTGAGAAGATAATAAAAGCAGGGTATTCCATCACAGTAACACGTAAAATAATCGAAACAATATGTTTTTTAACTGAAATTATAAGCTTATTATTTTTAG CAAAAGTGGAAACTTTTCAAAGTGCAATAATTTGTCTTGCGTTTATAATTGGCGGGTCAGGTTTTCATAATAATGCAATTGCAGTAAATCCTTCAGATCTTGCACCAAAACATTCCGGAAGTGTATTTGGATTAATGAACACTGTTGGTGCTATACCTG GATTTCTTGGAGTATACTTTTCTGGATATATATTACATGTAACGCACAGCTGGCCTGttgtatttatattcattGCTATAATAGATGCATTAGGATGTatagtatatttattatttggtTCTGGTCAAgcaattatataa